The proteins below are encoded in one region of Catharus ustulatus isolate bCatUst1 chromosome 21, bCatUst1.pri.v2, whole genome shotgun sequence:
- the GSN gene encoding gelsolin isoform X1, giving the protein MGRKDFSFLFFTILCTMALELSCVSSVSVAGLGYVVTAALVLSAVPVSMVEHAEFLKAGKEPGLQIWRVEKFDLVPVPKNLYGDFFTGDSYLVLNTIKQRSGNLQYDLHFWLGDESSQDERGAAAIFTVQMDEHLQGRAVQHREVQGHESPTFLGYFKSGIKYKAGGVASGFRHVVPNEVTVQRLLQVKGRRTVRATEVPVSWDSFNNGDCFILDLGSNIFQWCGSKSNRQERLKATVLAKGIRDNERNGRAKVYVSEEGSEREEMLQVLGPKPSLPEGVSDETKTDTTNRKLAKLYKVSNGAGNMAVSLVADENPFSQAALSTDDCFILDHGTDGKIFVWKGKSANSEEKKAALKTASEFIDKMGYPKHTQIQVLPESGETPLFKQFFKNWRDRDQTEGLGQPHVSGHVAKIEQVPFDAATLHSSKAMAAQHGMEDDGSGKKQIWRIEGSEKVPVDPATYGQFYGGDSYIILYDYQHGGKRGQIIYTWQGADSTQDEIATSAFLTVQLDEELGGSPVQKRVVQGKEPPHLMSMFGGKPLVVYKGGTSREGGQTAPAATRLFQVRSSTSGATRAVELDPTASQLNSNDAFVLKTPSAAYLWVGQGASNAEKSGAQELLKILGARPVQVAEGKEPENFWAALGGKAPYRTSPRLKDKKMDTHPPRLFACSNKSGRFTIEEVPGDLTQDDLATDDVMLLDTWDQVFVWIGKDAQEEEKTEALKSAKRYIDTDPSTRDKRTPVTVVKQGFEPPTFSGWFLGWDDDYWAVDPLQRAMADVDV; this is encoded by the exons ATGGGCAGAAAGgacttcagttttcttttcttcaccaTTTTGTGCACAAtggctctggagctgagctgtgtcagCTCCGTGTCTGTGGCAGGGCTTGGATATGTTGTTACAGCAGCTCTCGTGCTTTCAGCTGTG CCTGTCAGCATGGTGGAACACGCCGAGTTTTTGAAGGCTGGGAAGGAACCCGGCCTTCAGATCTGGAGGGTGGAGAAATTTGATTTGGTCCCAGTGCCAAAAAACCTGTATGGAGATTTCTTCACTGGAGATTCCTACCTGGTGCTGAACACCATCAAGCAGCGCAGCGGGAACCTCCAGTACGACCTGCACTTCTGGTTGG GTGATGAAAGTTCTCAGGATGAGCGTGGGGCCGCTGCCATCTTCACTGTGCAGATGGACGAGCACCTGCAGGGGAGGGCTGTGCAGCACCGCGAGGTGCAGGGCCACGAGTCCCCCACCTTCCTGGGCTACTTCAAATCTGGCATCAAATACAAG GCTGGTGGTGTGGCTTCTGGCTTCAGGCACGTGGTTCCCAACGAGGTCACcgtgcagaggctgctgcaggtcaAAGGCAGGCGAACAGTCCGGGCCACGGAGGTTCCTGTGAGCTGGGACAGCTTCAACAATGGGGACTGCTTCATCCTGGACCTGGGCAGT aacatCTTCCAATGGTGTGGCTCCAAGAGCAACCGGCAGGAGCGGCTGAAGGCCACGGTGCTGGCCAAGGGCATCCGGGACAACGAGCGCAACGGGCGCGCCAAGGTCTACGTGTCAGAGGAGGGCTCTGAGAGagaggagatgctccag GTCCTGGGACCAAAGCCCAGTTTGCCAGAAGGAGTTTCTGATGAGACCAAAACTGACACAACCAACAGGAAGCTGGCTAAGCTCTACAAG GTGTCCAATGGGGCTGGGAACATGGCAGTGTCCCTGGTGGCAGATGAGAAccccttctcccaggcagcccTGAGTACAGATGACTGCTTCATCCTGGACCACGGCACAGATGGGAAGATCTTTGTTTGGAAAG GCAAAAGTGCCAACTCTGAAGAGAAGAAGGCAGCACTGAAAACAGCCTCAGAGTTCATTGACAAGATGGGTTATCCCAAGCACACCCAG ATCCAAGTCCTCCCTGAGAGTGGTGAGACACCTTTGTTCAAGCAATTCTTCAAGAACTGGCGGGACAGGGACCAgactgaggggctggggcagcctcacgTTTCTGGCCACGTTGCCAAGATTGAGCAGGTCCCTTTTGACGCGGccaccctgcacagctccaaggCCATGGCTGCCCAGCATGGCATGGAGGATGATGGCTCTGGCAAGAAACAG ATCTGGAGAATTGAAGGCTCCGAGAAGGTGCCGGTGGACCCCGCCACGTACGGGCAGTTCTATGGCGGGGACAGCTACATCATCCTGTACGATTACCAGCACGGCGGGAAGCGGGGACAGATCATTTACACCTG GCAGGGCGCCGACTCCACACAGGATGAGATTGCAACCTCTGCATTCCTCACAGTGCAGCTggatgaggagctgggaggcagcCCAGTGCAG aaacGAGTAGTGCAAGGGAAGGAGCCCCCTCACCTGATGAGCATGTTTGGTGGAAAGCCCTTGGTTGTTTACAAGGGTGGAACCTCGAGGGAAGGAGGGCAGACTGCACCCGCGGCCACGCGGCTCTTCCAGGTGCGCTCCAGCACCTCCGGAGCCACCAGAGCAGTGGAG CTGGATCCTACAGCCAGCCAGCTGAACTCCAACGATGCCTTTGTCCTGAAAACTCCCTCTGCTGCCTACCTGTGGGTTGGCCAAGGAGCCAGCAACGCTGAGAAATcaggagcacaggagctgctgaagatACTGGGAGCTCGCCCAGTACAGGTTGCTGAGGGCAAAGAGCCAG agAACTTCTGGGCAGCCTTGGGTGGCAAAGCTCCGTACCGCACCTCGCCGCGCCTCAAGGACAAGAAGATGGACACTCACCCCCCGCGCCTCTTCGCCTGCTCCAACAAGAGTGGGCGCTTCACT ATTGAAGAAGTTCCTGGAGATCTGACTCAGGATGACCTTGCCACAGATGATGTGATGCTCCTGGACACGTGGGATCAG gTCTTTGTATGGATTGGGAAAGATGcccaagaagaagaaaagactgAGGCACTGAAGTCTG ccaaGCGCTACATCGACACCGACCCCTCCACGCGGGACAAGAGGACCCCGGTGACCGTTGTCAAACAGGGCTTCGAGCCTCCCACCTTCTCTGGCTGgttcctgggctgggatgaTGACTACTGGGCTGTGGATCCCCTGCAGAGAGCAATGGCAGATGTGGATGTGTGA
- the GSN gene encoding gelsolin isoform X2, with product MGMTCFKEASLPVSMVEHAEFLKAGKEPGLQIWRVEKFDLVPVPKNLYGDFFTGDSYLVLNTIKQRSGNLQYDLHFWLGDESSQDERGAAAIFTVQMDEHLQGRAVQHREVQGHESPTFLGYFKSGIKYKAGGVASGFRHVVPNEVTVQRLLQVKGRRTVRATEVPVSWDSFNNGDCFILDLGSNIFQWCGSKSNRQERLKATVLAKGIRDNERNGRAKVYVSEEGSEREEMLQVLGPKPSLPEGVSDETKTDTTNRKLAKLYKVSNGAGNMAVSLVADENPFSQAALSTDDCFILDHGTDGKIFVWKGKSANSEEKKAALKTASEFIDKMGYPKHTQIQVLPESGETPLFKQFFKNWRDRDQTEGLGQPHVSGHVAKIEQVPFDAATLHSSKAMAAQHGMEDDGSGKKQIWRIEGSEKVPVDPATYGQFYGGDSYIILYDYQHGGKRGQIIYTWQGADSTQDEIATSAFLTVQLDEELGGSPVQKRVVQGKEPPHLMSMFGGKPLVVYKGGTSREGGQTAPAATRLFQVRSSTSGATRAVELDPTASQLNSNDAFVLKTPSAAYLWVGQGASNAEKSGAQELLKILGARPVQVAEGKEPENFWAALGGKAPYRTSPRLKDKKMDTHPPRLFACSNKSGRFTIEEVPGDLTQDDLATDDVMLLDTWDQVFVWIGKDAQEEEKTEALKSAKRYIDTDPSTRDKRTPVTVVKQGFEPPTFSGWFLGWDDDYWAVDPLQRAMADVDV from the exons atgggGATGACTTGTTTCAAGGAGGCCTCATTA CCTGTCAGCATGGTGGAACACGCCGAGTTTTTGAAGGCTGGGAAGGAACCCGGCCTTCAGATCTGGAGGGTGGAGAAATTTGATTTGGTCCCAGTGCCAAAAAACCTGTATGGAGATTTCTTCACTGGAGATTCCTACCTGGTGCTGAACACCATCAAGCAGCGCAGCGGGAACCTCCAGTACGACCTGCACTTCTGGTTGG GTGATGAAAGTTCTCAGGATGAGCGTGGGGCCGCTGCCATCTTCACTGTGCAGATGGACGAGCACCTGCAGGGGAGGGCTGTGCAGCACCGCGAGGTGCAGGGCCACGAGTCCCCCACCTTCCTGGGCTACTTCAAATCTGGCATCAAATACAAG GCTGGTGGTGTGGCTTCTGGCTTCAGGCACGTGGTTCCCAACGAGGTCACcgtgcagaggctgctgcaggtcaAAGGCAGGCGAACAGTCCGGGCCACGGAGGTTCCTGTGAGCTGGGACAGCTTCAACAATGGGGACTGCTTCATCCTGGACCTGGGCAGT aacatCTTCCAATGGTGTGGCTCCAAGAGCAACCGGCAGGAGCGGCTGAAGGCCACGGTGCTGGCCAAGGGCATCCGGGACAACGAGCGCAACGGGCGCGCCAAGGTCTACGTGTCAGAGGAGGGCTCTGAGAGagaggagatgctccag GTCCTGGGACCAAAGCCCAGTTTGCCAGAAGGAGTTTCTGATGAGACCAAAACTGACACAACCAACAGGAAGCTGGCTAAGCTCTACAAG GTGTCCAATGGGGCTGGGAACATGGCAGTGTCCCTGGTGGCAGATGAGAAccccttctcccaggcagcccTGAGTACAGATGACTGCTTCATCCTGGACCACGGCACAGATGGGAAGATCTTTGTTTGGAAAG GCAAAAGTGCCAACTCTGAAGAGAAGAAGGCAGCACTGAAAACAGCCTCAGAGTTCATTGACAAGATGGGTTATCCCAAGCACACCCAG ATCCAAGTCCTCCCTGAGAGTGGTGAGACACCTTTGTTCAAGCAATTCTTCAAGAACTGGCGGGACAGGGACCAgactgaggggctggggcagcctcacgTTTCTGGCCACGTTGCCAAGATTGAGCAGGTCCCTTTTGACGCGGccaccctgcacagctccaaggCCATGGCTGCCCAGCATGGCATGGAGGATGATGGCTCTGGCAAGAAACAG ATCTGGAGAATTGAAGGCTCCGAGAAGGTGCCGGTGGACCCCGCCACGTACGGGCAGTTCTATGGCGGGGACAGCTACATCATCCTGTACGATTACCAGCACGGCGGGAAGCGGGGACAGATCATTTACACCTG GCAGGGCGCCGACTCCACACAGGATGAGATTGCAACCTCTGCATTCCTCACAGTGCAGCTggatgaggagctgggaggcagcCCAGTGCAG aaacGAGTAGTGCAAGGGAAGGAGCCCCCTCACCTGATGAGCATGTTTGGTGGAAAGCCCTTGGTTGTTTACAAGGGTGGAACCTCGAGGGAAGGAGGGCAGACTGCACCCGCGGCCACGCGGCTCTTCCAGGTGCGCTCCAGCACCTCCGGAGCCACCAGAGCAGTGGAG CTGGATCCTACAGCCAGCCAGCTGAACTCCAACGATGCCTTTGTCCTGAAAACTCCCTCTGCTGCCTACCTGTGGGTTGGCCAAGGAGCCAGCAACGCTGAGAAATcaggagcacaggagctgctgaagatACTGGGAGCTCGCCCAGTACAGGTTGCTGAGGGCAAAGAGCCAG agAACTTCTGGGCAGCCTTGGGTGGCAAAGCTCCGTACCGCACCTCGCCGCGCCTCAAGGACAAGAAGATGGACACTCACCCCCCGCGCCTCTTCGCCTGCTCCAACAAGAGTGGGCGCTTCACT ATTGAAGAAGTTCCTGGAGATCTGACTCAGGATGACCTTGCCACAGATGATGTGATGCTCCTGGACACGTGGGATCAG gTCTTTGTATGGATTGGGAAAGATGcccaagaagaagaaaagactgAGGCACTGAAGTCTG ccaaGCGCTACATCGACACCGACCCCTCCACGCGGGACAAGAGGACCCCGGTGACCGTTGTCAAACAGGGCTTCGAGCCTCCCACCTTCTCTGGCTGgttcctgggctgggatgaTGACTACTGGGCTGTGGATCCCCTGCAGAGAGCAATGGCAGATGTGGATGTGTGA
- the GSN gene encoding gelsolin isoform X3 codes for MVEHAEFLKAGKEPGLQIWRVEKFDLVPVPKNLYGDFFTGDSYLVLNTIKQRSGNLQYDLHFWLGDESSQDERGAAAIFTVQMDEHLQGRAVQHREVQGHESPTFLGYFKSGIKYKAGGVASGFRHVVPNEVTVQRLLQVKGRRTVRATEVPVSWDSFNNGDCFILDLGSNIFQWCGSKSNRQERLKATVLAKGIRDNERNGRAKVYVSEEGSEREEMLQVLGPKPSLPEGVSDETKTDTTNRKLAKLYKVSNGAGNMAVSLVADENPFSQAALSTDDCFILDHGTDGKIFVWKGKSANSEEKKAALKTASEFIDKMGYPKHTQIQVLPESGETPLFKQFFKNWRDRDQTEGLGQPHVSGHVAKIEQVPFDAATLHSSKAMAAQHGMEDDGSGKKQIWRIEGSEKVPVDPATYGQFYGGDSYIILYDYQHGGKRGQIIYTWQGADSTQDEIATSAFLTVQLDEELGGSPVQKRVVQGKEPPHLMSMFGGKPLVVYKGGTSREGGQTAPAATRLFQVRSSTSGATRAVELDPTASQLNSNDAFVLKTPSAAYLWVGQGASNAEKSGAQELLKILGARPVQVAEGKEPENFWAALGGKAPYRTSPRLKDKKMDTHPPRLFACSNKSGRFTIEEVPGDLTQDDLATDDVMLLDTWDQVFVWIGKDAQEEEKTEALKSAKRYIDTDPSTRDKRTPVTVVKQGFEPPTFSGWFLGWDDDYWAVDPLQRAMADVDV; via the exons ATGGTGGAACACGCCGAGTTTTTGAAGGCTGGGAAGGAACCCGGCCTTCAGATCTGGAGGGTGGAGAAATTTGATTTGGTCCCAGTGCCAAAAAACCTGTATGGAGATTTCTTCACTGGAGATTCCTACCTGGTGCTGAACACCATCAAGCAGCGCAGCGGGAACCTCCAGTACGACCTGCACTTCTGGTTGG GTGATGAAAGTTCTCAGGATGAGCGTGGGGCCGCTGCCATCTTCACTGTGCAGATGGACGAGCACCTGCAGGGGAGGGCTGTGCAGCACCGCGAGGTGCAGGGCCACGAGTCCCCCACCTTCCTGGGCTACTTCAAATCTGGCATCAAATACAAG GCTGGTGGTGTGGCTTCTGGCTTCAGGCACGTGGTTCCCAACGAGGTCACcgtgcagaggctgctgcaggtcaAAGGCAGGCGAACAGTCCGGGCCACGGAGGTTCCTGTGAGCTGGGACAGCTTCAACAATGGGGACTGCTTCATCCTGGACCTGGGCAGT aacatCTTCCAATGGTGTGGCTCCAAGAGCAACCGGCAGGAGCGGCTGAAGGCCACGGTGCTGGCCAAGGGCATCCGGGACAACGAGCGCAACGGGCGCGCCAAGGTCTACGTGTCAGAGGAGGGCTCTGAGAGagaggagatgctccag GTCCTGGGACCAAAGCCCAGTTTGCCAGAAGGAGTTTCTGATGAGACCAAAACTGACACAACCAACAGGAAGCTGGCTAAGCTCTACAAG GTGTCCAATGGGGCTGGGAACATGGCAGTGTCCCTGGTGGCAGATGAGAAccccttctcccaggcagcccTGAGTACAGATGACTGCTTCATCCTGGACCACGGCACAGATGGGAAGATCTTTGTTTGGAAAG GCAAAAGTGCCAACTCTGAAGAGAAGAAGGCAGCACTGAAAACAGCCTCAGAGTTCATTGACAAGATGGGTTATCCCAAGCACACCCAG ATCCAAGTCCTCCCTGAGAGTGGTGAGACACCTTTGTTCAAGCAATTCTTCAAGAACTGGCGGGACAGGGACCAgactgaggggctggggcagcctcacgTTTCTGGCCACGTTGCCAAGATTGAGCAGGTCCCTTTTGACGCGGccaccctgcacagctccaaggCCATGGCTGCCCAGCATGGCATGGAGGATGATGGCTCTGGCAAGAAACAG ATCTGGAGAATTGAAGGCTCCGAGAAGGTGCCGGTGGACCCCGCCACGTACGGGCAGTTCTATGGCGGGGACAGCTACATCATCCTGTACGATTACCAGCACGGCGGGAAGCGGGGACAGATCATTTACACCTG GCAGGGCGCCGACTCCACACAGGATGAGATTGCAACCTCTGCATTCCTCACAGTGCAGCTggatgaggagctgggaggcagcCCAGTGCAG aaacGAGTAGTGCAAGGGAAGGAGCCCCCTCACCTGATGAGCATGTTTGGTGGAAAGCCCTTGGTTGTTTACAAGGGTGGAACCTCGAGGGAAGGAGGGCAGACTGCACCCGCGGCCACGCGGCTCTTCCAGGTGCGCTCCAGCACCTCCGGAGCCACCAGAGCAGTGGAG CTGGATCCTACAGCCAGCCAGCTGAACTCCAACGATGCCTTTGTCCTGAAAACTCCCTCTGCTGCCTACCTGTGGGTTGGCCAAGGAGCCAGCAACGCTGAGAAATcaggagcacaggagctgctgaagatACTGGGAGCTCGCCCAGTACAGGTTGCTGAGGGCAAAGAGCCAG agAACTTCTGGGCAGCCTTGGGTGGCAAAGCTCCGTACCGCACCTCGCCGCGCCTCAAGGACAAGAAGATGGACACTCACCCCCCGCGCCTCTTCGCCTGCTCCAACAAGAGTGGGCGCTTCACT ATTGAAGAAGTTCCTGGAGATCTGACTCAGGATGACCTTGCCACAGATGATGTGATGCTCCTGGACACGTGGGATCAG gTCTTTGTATGGATTGGGAAAGATGcccaagaagaagaaaagactgAGGCACTGAAGTCTG ccaaGCGCTACATCGACACCGACCCCTCCACGCGGGACAAGAGGACCCCGGTGACCGTTGTCAAACAGGGCTTCGAGCCTCCCACCTTCTCTGGCTGgttcctgggctgggatgaTGACTACTGGGCTGTGGATCCCCTGCAGAGAGCAATGGCAGATGTGGATGTGTGA